From a single Intestinibaculum porci genomic region:
- a CDS encoding ATP-binding response regulator translates to MNDSRNNIDRKRVTMSVGLTVVILAVAMIFYLVAILTSLSSQIVMTIEIILLAFTSGISIYTLMANWKVREKLDEDAYTRMTILARASRDMRTPMNAIINYSDDSMMDHYNPKQVKEAFKEINVSGKYMVTLIDDLLALCNVKEKRFTLNEKPHTIIETIETAANMSRKRFEEKQISFDVSYEHVDKFRYVLVDEVRIQQIIMNILANASKFTPNNGHVSLKVVGEDHGDAITVHIHIKDDGVGMSEAKVAKILSADPKDIGLEGTGMGMAIVNQLMGLLHGKITCHSKVNEGTEFIVTLNWKYTHKNNEQDMLDYSVLRGKNILLVENNMLNAEITRNILSNQGMMMDLAADGKQGVAMFTHAMPHTYDAILMDIRMPVMDGLEATSRIRHSTHPEAEIIPIIAMTADAFDEDRKKTADAGMNAHITKPIDPEELYITLTNYLHH, encoded by the coding sequence ATGAATGATTCAAGAAATAACATCGATAGAAAAAGGGTTACGATGTCTGTGGGACTGACTGTGGTGATTCTCGCCGTAGCCATGATCTTTTATCTGGTGGCGATATTAACATCGCTCTCCTCACAGATTGTGATGACAATTGAAATCATTTTGCTTGCCTTTACAAGTGGAATCAGTATTTATACTTTAATGGCGAACTGGAAAGTTCGGGAAAAGCTCGACGAAGATGCTTATACCCGCATGACCATTTTAGCGCGGGCATCACGTGATATGCGTACACCGATGAATGCGATTATCAACTACAGTGATGACTCGATGATGGATCATTATAATCCAAAACAAGTCAAAGAAGCTTTTAAAGAGATCAACGTCTCGGGAAAGTACATGGTGACTTTAATTGATGATTTATTAGCACTCTGCAATGTCAAAGAAAAACGGTTCACCTTAAATGAAAAGCCCCATACTATTATTGAAACGATTGAAACGGCAGCGAATATGTCGCGCAAGCGTTTTGAAGAAAAGCAGATCAGCTTTGATGTCTCTTATGAACATGTCGATAAGTTCCGCTATGTCTTAGTCGACGAAGTGCGCATCCAGCAGATTATCATGAATATCTTAGCGAATGCCAGTAAGTTCACCCCTAATAACGGGCATGTCTCACTAAAGGTTGTCGGCGAAGATCATGGTGATGCCATTACTGTTCATATTCATATTAAAGACGATGGCGTCGGCATGAGCGAAGCGAAAGTCGCTAAGATTCTTTCTGCCGACCCTAAAGATATCGGTTTAGAAGGCACCGGTATGGGGATGGCTATTGTCAATCAGCTGATGGGCTTATTACATGGTAAGATTACCTGTCATTCGAAAGTTAATGAAGGAACGGAATTTATCGTGACGCTCAACTGGAAATACACGCATAAGAATAATGAACAGGATATGCTTGATTACTCGGTTTTACGCGGCAAGAATATTCTGCTTGTGGAAAACAATATGCTTAATGCGGAAATCACCAGAAATATTCTCTCTAATCAAGGCATGATGATGGACTTAGCCGCTGACGGCAAACAGGGCGTCGCAATGTTTACCCATGCGATGCCGCATACCTATGATGCGATCCTGATGGATATTCGGATGCCGGTGATGGATGGCCTGGAAGCGACCTCACGCATTCGCCATTCGACCCATCCAGAAGCGGAAATCATTCCGATTATCGCGATGACGGCGGATGCTTTCGATGAAGACCGCAAGAAAACGGCGGATGCCGGCATGAATGCCCATATCACCAAACCGATCGATCCAGAAGAACTTTATATAACCCTCACCAATTACTTACACCACTAA
- a CDS encoding ATP-binding cassette domain-containing protein, which yields MTYILETKDLCIQKGKKLLLDHVSIHVKEGTIYGLGGVNASGKSLLVKALCNSGVRFRGEVMINGRLDAFKHHNLIGIYLDDFGPLIAGNLYHNLVAKAKFMKVKDAHDQAVALLQALDLERYAHEGLTQSASVLSLEKIALSIIGKPPLIVLDDPFAHLSPTQKGLVKKVLEHCKKAGSSILMTSSRIEDFDGLADTYGLLVKGKLAVEMDSCDLKQKLSNKLHVRVDDVKRLCDLYPLAQVLDDGFVVIEDDGKVNKTLLDQGIKVYEIKRVKESKAHYFQNFLGGESHD from the coding sequence ATGACTTATATCTTAGAAACAAAGGATTTATGTATTCAAAAAGGGAAAAAGCTGTTATTAGATCATGTCAGTATCCATGTCAAAGAAGGGACAATTTACGGCCTTGGCGGGGTGAATGCCTCAGGCAAGAGTCTGCTTGTCAAAGCCCTTTGCAATAGTGGCGTGCGTTTTCGCGGTGAAGTGATGATAAATGGCCGCCTTGATGCTTTTAAACATCATAATCTCATTGGGATCTATTTAGATGATTTCGGTCCCCTGATAGCCGGTAATCTCTATCATAATTTAGTCGCGAAAGCGAAATTCATGAAAGTCAAAGATGCTCATGATCAGGCCGTGGCTTTATTACAGGCGTTAGATTTAGAACGTTATGCCCATGAAGGGCTGACACAGTCGGCGAGTGTTTTATCTTTAGAGAAGATTGCCTTAAGCATCATTGGAAAGCCGCCACTGATTGTTTTAGATGATCCTTTTGCCCATTTATCACCAACTCAGAAAGGACTGGTGAAAAAGGTTTTAGAGCATTGTAAAAAAGCGGGATCCAGTATCCTGATGACATCTTCGCGCATCGAAGATTTTGATGGTTTAGCGGATACATATGGCTTATTGGTAAAAGGAAAATTAGCGGTGGAAATGGACAGCTGTGATTTAAAGCAGAAGCTCTCAAACAAGCTCCATGTCCGCGTCGATGATGTCAAACGTCTTTGCGATCTTTATCCCTTGGCGCAGGTCTTAGATGATGGCTTTGTCGTGATTGAAGATGATGGGAAAGTGAATAAAACGCTTTTAGATCAGGGTATAAAAGTTTATGAAATCAAACGCGTTAAAGAAAGCAAAGCCCATTATTTCCAAAATTTTTTAGGAGGTGAGAGCCATGATTAG
- a CDS encoding metallophosphoesterase: MLAIYLSPVYIIVHIFCMLWFIRFFKSVHKVFQKRFMQVFIGLIYWFFALSMLIGFLLPHGALERFFKLLGNYFLGFTLYEVMVLLVYSGIRFYKRHRRFANLALLDSSRHLALSGLAAILVMASVCTYGIYNAHHIRDTYYNVTIKKPVAKFNKLDICLVSDLHMGFNIGVDQIAQMVKKINASHPDLVVIAGDIFDNEYSALEDDQKLIQLFQSISSKYGVYGVYGNHDIEEKILAGFTFDDGKKDEASPQMDAFLKKAHIHLLRDQGVLIDHSFYLFGRADAEKPGRGITVRKSPKQLTKGMNQNKPIIVLDHEPRQLAALSKAGVDLDLSGHTHDGQCFPANIVVSMLWPNSYGYLRKGTMHSIVTSGVGIFGPYMRVGTKAEICHVEVQFQ; this comes from the coding sequence ATGTTAGCAATTTATTTGTCGCCTGTTTATATTATTGTCCATATCTTTTGTATGTTATGGTTTATACGCTTTTTTAAAAGCGTTCATAAAGTTTTTCAAAAACGTTTTATGCAGGTTTTCATTGGGCTTATTTACTGGTTTTTTGCCCTCAGTATGCTCATCGGTTTCCTGTTGCCGCATGGCGCTTTAGAGCGATTCTTTAAACTGTTAGGTAACTATTTCTTAGGCTTTACGCTTTATGAAGTAATGGTCTTACTTGTTTACAGTGGCATTCGCTTTTATAAGCGGCATCGCCGCTTTGCCAATTTAGCCCTCTTAGATAGCTCGCGCCATCTCGCCTTAAGCGGGTTAGCGGCGATCTTAGTGATGGCTAGCGTATGCACATATGGCATTTATAATGCCCATCACATTCGTGATACATATTACAATGTCACCATCAAAAAGCCCGTCGCCAAGTTCAACAAACTCGATATCTGCCTCGTTTCGGATTTACACATGGGCTTTAATATCGGGGTAGATCAGATCGCCCAGATGGTTAAGAAAATCAATGCCTCACATCCGGATCTCGTCGTTATTGCCGGAGATATTTTTGATAACGAATACAGCGCCTTAGAAGATGATCAAAAACTGATCCAGCTGTTTCAGTCGATTTCCAGCAAGTACGGCGTCTATGGAGTCTATGGCAATCATGATATCGAAGAGAAGATCTTAGCCGGTTTTACCTTTGATGATGGTAAGAAGGATGAAGCGAGCCCGCAAATGGATGCGTTCTTAAAGAAAGCGCACATTCATCTGCTTCGCGATCAGGGCGTCCTGATCGATCATTCTTTTTATCTTTTTGGCCGCGCTGATGCCGAGAAACCAGGCCGCGGGATCACGGTCAGAAAATCACCAAAGCAGCTTACCAAAGGGATGAATCAAAACAAACCAATTATTGTCTTAGATCATGAACCGCGGCAGTTAGCGGCGCTTTCAAAAGCCGGCGTGGATTTAGATTTAAGCGGGCATACCCATGATGGTCAGTGTTTCCCCGCAAATATTGTGGTAAGCATGCTGTGGCCTAACTCTTATGGCTATTTACGAAAGGGCACGATGCATTCGATCGTCACCTCCGGGGTGGGCATCTTTGGCCCTTATATGCGTGTCGGCACGAAAGCCGAAATCTGTCATGTAGAAGTGCAATTTCAGTAG
- a CDS encoding PAS domain-containing hybrid sensor histidine kinase/response regulator: MTNYYHFDDQEKKVLCDIPSPLLVMQISHDGFRLLLISRGVEKFFHIPHDQAENFIMRFNENPKRVIHQDDLIYLYKASQHLEMHPEKFFKAIIRLAPEHFKETYVNVSGDFQMRGHTKLLFLHLSDITKQHQSLITASQTSDHLSMLLNRILFTTQTCIFWKDTQRRFLGANKAFLDYYGFAGLEVILGKTDEEMGWHINPDPFKNDELRVIQNGESTYRVHGTCIVKGKVRDIVASKSPLYLNGVIVGLVGSFEDVTADYQQREEINQLNQALVRSLKNEEQANKAKADFMARMSHDMRTPLTTVMGLSEQGIEGADSEHDRQLFDQIRAASGYLLSLLNDILDVEKFDAGKMRKYDEVFDLNKLHEQVLNMVSPNALKKRQQLTFTPSPIPHQPYMFSDCRWLAQILINLIDNAIKYTPLDGQVSWQVRYQDQHDGRVMVTYTIADTGVGMSEEFMRHMYEPFSQAMNTESRYATSTGLGLSIVKSAIELFGGDIDCQSKLGQGTTFTVNLPLDYASVNQVEAFRQKAISVDDHLEDLKGKHLLLCEDVAINAGIIINILEKYGMSCDHASNGQEGLEMLAHHHYDAILMDIRMPVMDGLTAARTIRETNQDIPIIALSANTYKEDIEKSLEAGMDAHIGKPIDKRELLETILTCTS, translated from the coding sequence ATGACAAATTATTACCATTTTGATGACCAGGAAAAGAAGGTCTTATGTGACATTCCTTCACCGTTACTTGTAATGCAGATCAGCCATGATGGCTTCCGCTTATTATTAATCTCTCGTGGCGTGGAAAAATTCTTCCATATTCCTCATGATCAGGCAGAGAATTTTATCATGCGTTTTAATGAAAATCCTAAGCGGGTGATTCATCAGGACGATCTCATTTATCTGTATAAAGCTTCCCAGCATTTAGAAATGCATCCGGAAAAATTCTTTAAGGCGATTATTCGCTTAGCTCCAGAGCATTTTAAAGAAACCTATGTCAATGTCAGCGGTGACTTTCAAATGCGCGGTCATACCAAATTACTCTTTTTACACTTGAGTGATATCACGAAGCAGCACCAGTCGCTCATCACAGCCTCACAGACGTCCGATCATTTGAGCATGCTGCTAAATCGTATTTTATTTACGACCCAGACCTGCATCTTCTGGAAAGATACCCAGCGCCGTTTCTTAGGTGCTAATAAAGCCTTCCTCGATTATTACGGCTTTGCGGGCCTAGAAGTTATCTTAGGGAAAACGGATGAAGAAATGGGCTGGCATATTAACCCTGATCCTTTTAAAAATGATGAGTTACGGGTGATTCAAAATGGTGAATCCACATATCGCGTGCATGGCACCTGCATTGTGAAAGGGAAGGTCCGTGATATTGTAGCTTCTAAATCACCGCTTTATTTAAATGGCGTGATCGTTGGTTTAGTCGGATCCTTTGAAGATGTCACTGCTGACTATCAGCAGCGTGAAGAAATCAATCAGCTCAATCAGGCTTTAGTGCGTTCTCTTAAAAATGAGGAACAGGCGAATAAAGCCAAAGCAGATTTTATGGCTCGGATGTCGCATGATATGCGCACGCCGCTCACGACTGTGATGGGATTAAGTGAACAGGGCATTGAAGGGGCAGATAGTGAGCATGATCGGCAGCTCTTCGATCAGATTCGAGCCGCTTCTGGTTATCTGTTATCATTACTGAATGATATTCTTGATGTTGAGAAATTTGATGCCGGGAAAATGCGCAAATACGATGAGGTCTTTGATCTCAATAAGCTTCATGAACAGGTCCTCAATATGGTGTCTCCTAACGCTTTAAAAAAACGTCAGCAGTTAACCTTTACGCCGTCGCCCATTCCGCATCAGCCTTATATGTTTAGCGACTGCCGCTGGTTAGCGCAGATCCTTATTAACCTGATTGATAATGCAATTAAATATACGCCGCTAGATGGCCAGGTCAGCTGGCAGGTCCGCTATCAGGATCAGCATGATGGCCGCGTTATGGTCACCTACACGATAGCGGATACGGGGGTTGGCATGAGCGAGGAATTTATGCGTCATATGTATGAACCATTCTCTCAGGCGATGAATACTGAGTCCCGTTATGCGACGTCGACCGGCTTAGGCTTATCGATTGTGAAAAGCGCGATCGAACTTTTCGGCGGGGATATCGATTGTCAAAGCAAACTTGGCCAAGGCACGACCTTTACCGTTAATCTGCCATTAGATTATGCCAGCGTCAACCAGGTGGAAGCCTTCCGTCAAAAAGCGATCAGCGTTGATGATCACTTGGAGGATTTAAAAGGCAAACATCTGTTACTTTGCGAAGATGTGGCGATCAATGCCGGAATCATTATCAATATCTTAGAAAAATATGGCATGAGCTGCGATCATGCCAGCAATGGTCAGGAAGGACTAGAGATGTTGGCCCATCATCATTATGATGCCATCCTGATGGATATCCGAATGCCAGTGATGGATGGCTTAACCGCCGCGCGCACCATTCGCGAAACCAACCAGGATATCCCGATTATCGCTTTATCCGCGAATACGTATAAAGAAGATATTGAAAAAAGCTTAGAGGCCGGGATGGATGCCCATATTGGCAAACCGATTGACAAACGGGAATTACTCGAGACAATTTTAACGTGTACATCTTAG